The proteins below come from a single Streptomyces sp. B3I8 genomic window:
- a CDS encoding GAF domain-containing protein, protein MAHTVVDVTRIAAQDPVQAAQVLGEVRTAALGSRRTGMAPRAVIEESWSRMLRSGFDPDREPRIGLLGRDEVERRRQASPLRHVVPVLRETLLSVAEAAHHIMVVADDEGRVLWREGSAPVLRRADGMGLEVGADWSEKTVATSGVGTPLVVRRPVQVFSGEHFVRSLLPWTCAGAPISDPRDGRLLGIVNVSGPLEAMHPTALAWVDSVARLAEARLRELHLTSLERLRAVAAPLLARMDDNGALAVDRDGWTAAVASVPYTPRVALPGSLGAGRGSVPGLGPCAVEPLPGGWLLRPQERPTGARAALRMVLDVSRPRHWTVTVSSEAGAWTQVLSLRHAELLCLLASDRAGRTASALAADLFGDPRRTVTVRAELSRMRRYLGSLLAHRPYRLHEDAEVEVRFPADRGALLPPSTAPGVARARGAGPGTPGAC, encoded by the coding sequence TTGGCGCACACTGTGGTGGACGTGACGCGGATCGCCGCCCAGGACCCCGTGCAGGCGGCGCAGGTGCTCGGCGAGGTGCGCACCGCCGCGCTCGGGTCCCGGCGGACGGGCATGGCGCCGCGTGCGGTGATCGAGGAGTCCTGGAGCCGCATGCTGCGCAGCGGTTTCGACCCCGACCGGGAGCCACGGATCGGGCTGCTCGGCCGGGACGAGGTCGAGCGGCGCCGGCAGGCGTCGCCGCTGCGGCACGTGGTGCCGGTGCTGCGCGAGACGCTGCTGTCGGTCGCGGAGGCCGCACATCACATCATGGTCGTCGCCGACGACGAGGGCCGGGTGCTGTGGCGCGAGGGCAGCGCGCCGGTGCTGCGCCGGGCGGACGGCATGGGTCTGGAGGTCGGCGCGGACTGGAGCGAGAAGACCGTCGCCACCAGCGGGGTCGGCACCCCACTGGTGGTACGGCGGCCCGTACAGGTGTTCTCCGGCGAGCACTTCGTGCGCTCCCTGCTGCCGTGGACGTGTGCCGGGGCGCCGATCAGCGATCCGCGCGACGGCCGGCTCCTCGGCATCGTCAATGTCAGCGGTCCACTGGAGGCGATGCATCCGACCGCGCTGGCCTGGGTCGACTCGGTGGCCCGGCTCGCCGAGGCCAGGCTGCGGGAGCTGCACCTGACCTCGCTGGAGCGGCTGCGCGCGGTGGCGGCGCCGCTGCTGGCCCGGATGGACGACAACGGGGCGCTCGCGGTGGACCGTGACGGCTGGACGGCGGCGGTGGCGTCCGTGCCGTACACCCCGCGGGTGGCGCTGCCCGGGTCGCTGGGCGCCGGGCGCGGTTCCGTGCCGGGCCTCGGGCCGTGCGCGGTGGAGCCGTTGCCGGGCGGCTGGCTGCTGCGGCCGCAGGAGCGGCCGACGGGGGCGCGGGCGGCGCTGCGGATGGTGCTCGACGTGTCCCGGCCGCGGCACTGGACGGTGACGGTGTCCAGCGAGGCGGGTGCCTGGACGCAGGTACTGAGCCTGCGGCACGCGGAGTTGCTGTGCCTGCTGGCGTCGGACCGGGCGGGGCGGACGGCGTCCGCGCTGGCCGCGGACCTGTTCGGCGATCCGCGCCGCACGGTCACGGTCCGTGCGGAACTGTCGCGCATGCGGCGCTATCTGGGCTCGTTGCTGGCCCACCGGCCCTACCGGCTCCACGAGGACGCGGAGGTGGAGGTGCGCTTCCCGGCGGACCGGGGCGCGTTGTTGCCGCCGTCCACCGCGCCGGGGGTCGCGCGGGCGCGGGGGGCGGGGCCAGGGACCCCGGGCGCGTGCTGA
- a CDS encoding nitrite/sulfite reductase, with product MAATPRNSAAPRRKVSRHRGEGQWAVGHFTPLNGNEQLKKDDDGLNVRTRIETIYSKSGFDSIDPNDLRGRFRWWGLYTQRRPGIDGGRTGVLEPEELEDEYFMMRVRITGGRLTTEQLRAVGEVSETYARGTADITDRQNIQFHWVRVEDVPAIWERLESVGLSTTEACGDCPRGMLGSPVAGVAEDEIIDGTPALDEIVRRYVGDPRFSNLPRKFKTAVSGSPLLDVAHEINDISFVGVVHPEHGPGFDLWVGGGLSTNPRFGERLGAWVPEAEVPDVWEGVTSIFRDYGYRRLRNRARLKFLLADWGAEKFRQVLEDEYLHRKLIDGPAPEMPAQAWRDHIGVHRQKDGRFYVGFAPRVGRLDGSLLTKIAELAEAHGSGRVSTTVEQKMIVLDVPQDRVDSLVESLEALDLRVNPSPFRRGTMACTGIEFCKLAIVETKERGSELIDELERRLPEFEEPVTININGCPNACARIQTADIGLKGQLVTDAEGNQVGGYQVHLGGALGLEPSFGRKVRGLKVTSEELPDYIERVLRRFQVEREDGERFATWAARASEEALS from the coding sequence ATGGCCGCCACCCCTCGCAATTCCGCCGCGCCCCGCCGCAAGGTGAGCCGTCACCGCGGCGAGGGTCAGTGGGCCGTGGGGCACTTCACCCCGCTGAACGGCAACGAGCAGCTCAAGAAGGACGACGACGGTCTCAATGTGCGGACACGCATTGAGACGATCTACTCCAAGAGCGGTTTCGACTCCATCGACCCCAACGATCTGCGGGGACGTTTCCGCTGGTGGGGTCTGTACACCCAGCGCCGCCCCGGGATCGACGGCGGCCGCACGGGCGTGCTGGAGCCGGAGGAGCTGGAGGACGAGTACTTCATGATGCGCGTCCGTATCACCGGCGGACGGCTCACCACCGAGCAGCTGCGGGCCGTCGGCGAGGTCTCCGAGACCTACGCGCGCGGCACCGCGGACATCACCGACCGGCAGAACATCCAGTTCCACTGGGTGCGCGTCGAGGACGTGCCCGCCATCTGGGAGCGGCTGGAGTCCGTCGGCCTGTCCACCACCGAGGCGTGCGGCGACTGCCCGCGCGGCATGCTCGGCTCGCCGGTCGCCGGCGTGGCCGAGGACGAGATCATCGACGGCACGCCCGCGCTGGACGAGATCGTCCGCCGCTACGTCGGCGACCCGCGCTTCTCCAACCTGCCCCGCAAGTTCAAGACGGCCGTCTCCGGTTCCCCGCTGCTCGACGTGGCACACGAGATCAACGACATCTCCTTCGTCGGCGTCGTCCACCCCGAACACGGCCCCGGCTTCGACCTGTGGGTCGGCGGCGGGCTGTCCACCAACCCCAGGTTCGGTGAGCGGCTGGGCGCCTGGGTGCCCGAGGCCGAGGTGCCGGACGTGTGGGAGGGCGTCACCTCGATCTTCCGCGACTACGGCTACCGGCGGCTGCGCAACCGCGCCCGGTTGAAGTTCCTGCTCGCGGACTGGGGCGCGGAGAAGTTCCGCCAGGTCCTGGAGGACGAGTACCTGCACCGCAAGCTGATCGACGGCCCCGCGCCCGAGATGCCCGCGCAGGCCTGGCGCGACCACATCGGCGTCCACCGCCAGAAGGACGGCCGCTTCTACGTGGGCTTCGCCCCGCGCGTCGGCCGGCTCGACGGCTCGCTGCTCACCAAGATCGCCGAGCTCGCCGAGGCCCACGGCTCGGGCCGGGTCTCCACCACCGTCGAGCAGAAGATGATCGTCCTCGACGTGCCGCAGGACCGGGTGGACTCCCTCGTGGAGAGCCTGGAGGCGCTGGACCTCAGGGTGAACCCCTCGCCGTTCCGGCGCGGCACGATGGCCTGCACCGGCATCGAGTTCTGCAAGCTGGCCATCGTCGAGACCAAGGAACGCGGCAGCGAGCTGATCGACGAACTGGAGCGCCGACTGCCGGAGTTCGAGGAGCCGGTCACCATCAACATCAACGGCTGCCCCAACGCCTGCGCCCGCATCCAGACCGCGGACATCGGTCTCAAGGGCCAGCTGGTCACCGACGCCGAGGGCAACCAGGTCGGCGGCTACCAGGTGCACCTGGGCGGCGCGCTCGGCCTGGAGCCGTCCTTCGGCCGCAAGGTCCGCGGCCTGAAGGTCACCTCCGAGGAGCTGCCCGACTACATCGAGCGCGTCCTGCGCCGCTTCCAGGTGGAGCGCGAGGACGGCGAGCGGTTCGCCACGTGGGCCGCGCGGGCCTCCGAGGAGGCGCTGTCGTGA
- a CDS encoding phosphoadenylyl-sulfate reductase, translated as MTTVRTDRSATAPDDSELSLREAELKALAEQAGRDLEDASALEILRWAAKTFGKRFCVTSSMEDAVVAHLASRAMPGVDVVFLDTGYHFPETIGTRDAVEAVMDVRVLTLTPKQTVAEQDAEYGPGLHDRDPDLCCFLRKVKPLQEGLAGYEAWATGLRRDESLTRANTPVVGWDDKRRKVKISPIARWTQDDVDAYVTEHGVLTNPLLTDGYASVGCAPCTRRVAEGEDARAGRWAGRAKTECGLHG; from the coding sequence ATGACCACGGTGCGCACCGACCGGTCGGCCACCGCGCCGGACGACAGCGAACTGTCGCTCCGCGAGGCCGAGTTGAAGGCGCTCGCCGAGCAGGCCGGCCGCGACCTGGAGGACGCCTCCGCCCTGGAGATCCTCCGGTGGGCGGCAAAGACCTTCGGCAAGCGGTTCTGCGTGACCTCCTCCATGGAGGACGCGGTGGTCGCCCACCTCGCCTCCCGGGCGATGCCCGGCGTGGACGTGGTGTTCCTGGACACCGGCTACCACTTCCCCGAGACGATCGGCACCCGGGACGCCGTCGAGGCCGTGATGGACGTCCGTGTCCTGACCCTCACCCCGAAGCAGACGGTCGCCGAGCAGGACGCCGAGTACGGGCCGGGGCTGCACGACCGCGACCCCGACCTGTGCTGCTTCCTGCGCAAGGTCAAGCCGCTCCAGGAGGGCCTGGCCGGCTACGAGGCCTGGGCGACCGGGCTGCGCCGCGACGAGTCCTTGACCCGCGCGAACACCCCTGTCGTGGGCTGGGACGACAAGCGCCGCAAGGTGAAGATCTCCCCCATCGCCCGCTGGACGCAGGACGACGTGGACGCCTACGTCACCGAGCACGGCGTGCTCACCAACCCGCTGCTGACGGACGGTTACGCGTCCGTCGGCTGCGCCCCCTGCACCCGCCGCGTCGCCGAGGGCGAGGACGCGCGCGCCGGCCGCTGGGCGGGCCGCGCCAAGACCGAGTGCGGGCTGCACGGATGA
- a CDS encoding putative leader peptide, translating to MSGTGIALVSRRHVDLGRMSSAICPAS from the coding sequence ATGTCTGGAACTGGAATCGCCCTGGTGAGTCGGCGCCACGTCGATCTCGGCCGCATGTCCAGCGCCATCTGTCCGGCGAGCTGA
- a CDS encoding acyl-CoA dehydrogenase family protein, translated as MAASTHTVTNQAPPLVGYDVFSADRALVEAVERHVAPEHLGEVREELAGLGRTAGAAQVQEWGVLANENPPALRTHDRYGNRLDEVDFHPSWHRLLGKGVSAGLTAAWSRPAGHVRRAAAFVVWTQVEAGNGCPLSMTHAAVPALRTDPVLAAEWEPRLTSMIYDRGLRPAAQKAGAIFGMGMTEKQGGSDVRANTTEARPLAEDGTYELRGHKWFCSAPMSDGFLVLAQAPGGLTCFLVPRVLADGTRNVFLIQRLKDKLGNRSNASAEVEFDGTWARRVGEEGRGVRTIIEMVAATRLDCVLGAAALMRQAVAQAVHHATHREAFGGPLVDKALMRNVLADLALESEAATALGLRLAAAYDDGGEQERALLRLAVPTAKYWVTKRCTPLVAEASECLGGNGYVEESGMPRLLRESPLNSIWEGAGNVQALDVPRALQREPQAIDAFLREVGTTRGADHRLDGAVKNLLTELADLDGVEGRARRLAERMALVLQGSLLVRYAPPAVADAFCASRLGGDWGTAFGTLPHTLDLASVVERARPVEAGPAEARPAEG; from the coding sequence ATGGCAGCCAGCACGCACACGGTGACCAACCAGGCCCCGCCCCTGGTCGGATACGACGTCTTCTCCGCCGACCGGGCCCTCGTGGAGGCCGTGGAACGGCATGTGGCCCCCGAGCATCTCGGGGAGGTACGGGAGGAACTCGCGGGGCTGGGGCGCACGGCCGGTGCGGCGCAGGTGCAGGAGTGGGGGGTGCTGGCCAACGAGAACCCGCCGGCGCTGCGCACGCACGACCGGTACGGCAACCGGCTCGACGAGGTCGACTTCCACCCCTCCTGGCACCGGCTGCTCGGCAAGGGCGTCTCGGCGGGGCTGACGGCGGCCTGGTCGCGGCCGGCCGGGCACGTGCGGCGGGCGGCGGCCTTCGTGGTGTGGACGCAGGTGGAGGCGGGCAACGGCTGCCCGCTGTCGATGACGCACGCGGCGGTGCCCGCGCTGCGCACCGACCCGGTGCTGGCGGCCGAGTGGGAGCCGCGGCTCACGTCGATGATCTACGACCGTGGGTTGCGGCCCGCCGCGCAGAAGGCCGGCGCGATCTTCGGCATGGGGATGACGGAGAAGCAGGGCGGCAGCGACGTACGGGCGAACACCACCGAGGCCCGGCCGCTGGCCGAGGACGGCACGTACGAGCTGCGCGGCCACAAGTGGTTCTGTTCGGCACCGATGTCGGACGGGTTCCTGGTGCTGGCGCAGGCGCCGGGCGGGCTGACGTGCTTCCTGGTGCCGCGGGTGCTGGCGGACGGCACACGCAACGTGTTCCTGATCCAGCGGCTCAAGGACAAGCTGGGCAACCGGTCGAACGCCTCCGCCGAGGTCGAGTTCGACGGGACGTGGGCGCGCCGGGTCGGCGAGGAGGGGCGCGGGGTACGAACCATCATCGAGATGGTCGCCGCGACCCGGCTCGACTGTGTGCTCGGGGCGGCCGCGCTGATGCGGCAGGCGGTGGCGCAGGCCGTGCACCACGCCACGCACCGCGAGGCCTTCGGGGGTCCCCTCGTCGACAAGGCGCTGATGCGGAACGTACTGGCCGACCTGGCGCTGGAGTCGGAGGCCGCGACCGCGCTCGGACTGCGGCTGGCGGCGGCCTACGACGACGGGGGCGAGCAGGAGCGGGCGCTGCTGCGGCTGGCGGTGCCGACCGCGAAGTACTGGGTGACCAAGCGGTGCACGCCGCTGGTGGCGGAGGCCTCCGAGTGCCTGGGCGGCAACGGGTACGTGGAGGAGTCGGGGATGCCCCGGCTGCTGCGGGAGTCACCGCTCAACTCGATCTGGGAGGGCGCCGGGAACGTCCAGGCGCTGGACGTGCCGCGGGCGTTGCAACGCGAACCGCAGGCGATCGACGCGTTCCTGCGCGAGGTCGGCACGACGCGGGGCGCGGACCACCGGCTGGACGGCGCGGTCAAGAACCTGCTCACCGAACTCGCCGACCTGGACGGCGTCGAGGGCCGCGCCCGCCGCCTGGCGGAGCGCATGGCGCTGGTCCTCCAGGGCTCGCTGCTGGTGCGGTACGCGCCGCCCGCGGTTGCCGACGCGTTCTGCGCCTCGCGGCTGGGCGGCGACTGGGGCACGGCGTTCGGCACCCTGCCGCACACGCTGGACCTGGCGTCGGTGGTGGAGCGGGCGCGCCCGGTGGAAGCGGGTCCGGCGGAGGCGCGTCCGGCGGAGGGCTGA
- a CDS encoding GNAT family N-acetyltransferase: protein MSNIAVTTWSLEQTSPTDLLPAEAPEGDVRVVRAEVPSPEFSRFLYASVGGDIRWTDRLPWSYARWQEHLDRPGVETWVAYERGTPAGYVELEAQDEGAVEILYFGLLPAFRGRRIGGHLLSYGTARAWDLGERHPDLAPTKRVWLHTCSKDGAHALANYQRRGFHLFDTEVEEEREAATPGPWPGAFPV from the coding sequence ATGAGCAACATCGCCGTGACCACCTGGTCCCTGGAGCAGACCTCCCCCACCGATCTGCTGCCCGCCGAGGCCCCCGAGGGGGACGTCCGCGTCGTCCGTGCCGAGGTGCCCTCGCCCGAGTTCAGCCGTTTCCTGTACGCCTCGGTCGGCGGCGACATCCGCTGGACCGACCGGCTGCCGTGGTCGTACGCGCGCTGGCAGGAGCACCTGGACCGGCCCGGCGTGGAGACGTGGGTCGCGTACGAGCGGGGCACCCCGGCCGGATACGTGGAGCTGGAGGCGCAGGACGAGGGGGCCGTGGAGATCCTCTATTTCGGGCTGCTGCCCGCCTTCCGGGGCCGGCGGATCGGCGGTCACCTGCTGTCGTACGGCACCGCCCGCGCGTGGGACCTGGGCGAGCGTCACCCGGACCTGGCGCCGACCAAGCGGGTGTGGCTGCACACGTGCAGCAAGGACGGGGCGCACGCGCTGGCCAACTACCAGCGACGCGGCTTCCACCTCTTCGACACCGAGGTGGAGGAGGAGCGGGAGGCGGCTACCCCCGGCCCCTGGCCGGGCGCGTTCCCGGTCTGA